One window of the Amycolatopsis mediterranei genome contains the following:
- a CDS encoding acyl-CoA synthetase codes for MYNFAGVVEHNAAHHPDQVVLSQGERRLTGHELDERVNALAAGLRDLGVGPGDIVALLLYNHLEFLEAVFALNRLGAAFLPLNYRLSPVEWEFILGHASVVAILTEPEFADALPTQGLKHRILLGERKPGWQSYDDLVTAHHGDRVPLADVGAHDLQRLMYTSGTTSRPKGVPITHHNLLFKNLAHIVEFGLGRDDRTLVCGPLYHVGGLDLPGLGTLHAGGSLHLVRKFDAAEVVDLIERERPTNIWLAPSMMNAILQLPGLRERDTSSLRFIIGGGEKMPVPLVQRIQEAFPTAWFADAYGLTETVAGDTFNDADHVLRKVGSVGRPVQHLRVRIVDEHDAEVPTGQLGEITLAGPKVFSGYWRDEEATTKAIRDGWFHTGDVGRLDEDGYLYVEDRKKDMIVSGGENIATPEVERVLYEHPDVVEAAVVGLPHERWGEVPQAFVVARPGSGLDAVTLVAHCRERLAKFKVPAEIRFVDELPRTPSGKVLKRDLRTANA; via the coding sequence ATGTACAACTTCGCCGGCGTCGTCGAGCACAACGCGGCCCACCACCCCGACCAGGTCGTGCTCTCCCAGGGAGAGCGAAGGCTCACCGGCCACGAGCTCGACGAGCGCGTCAACGCGCTGGCGGCCGGTCTGCGCGACCTCGGCGTCGGCCCGGGCGACATCGTCGCACTGCTGCTCTACAACCACCTCGAATTCCTCGAGGCGGTCTTCGCGCTCAACCGGCTCGGCGCGGCGTTCCTGCCCCTGAACTACCGCCTCTCCCCAGTCGAGTGGGAGTTCATCCTCGGCCACGCGTCGGTGGTCGCGATCCTCACCGAGCCCGAATTCGCCGACGCGCTGCCCACTCAAGGCCTGAAGCACCGCATCCTGCTCGGCGAGCGCAAACCCGGCTGGCAGTCCTACGACGACCTCGTCACCGCCCACCACGGTGATCGGGTCCCGCTCGCCGACGTCGGCGCCCACGATCTGCAGCGGCTCATGTACACCTCCGGCACGACGTCGCGGCCGAAGGGTGTGCCGATCACGCACCACAACCTGCTGTTCAAGAACCTCGCGCACATCGTCGAGTTCGGCCTCGGCCGGGACGACCGCACGCTCGTCTGCGGTCCGCTCTACCACGTCGGCGGCCTCGACCTGCCCGGCCTCGGAACCCTGCACGCGGGCGGCAGCCTCCACCTGGTGCGCAAGTTCGACGCGGCCGAGGTCGTGGATCTGATCGAGCGCGAACGGCCGACCAACATCTGGCTCGCGCCGTCGATGATGAACGCCATCCTGCAGCTGCCCGGCCTGCGCGAACGGGACACCTCCTCGCTGCGGTTCATCATCGGCGGCGGCGAGAAGATGCCGGTGCCCCTGGTCCAGCGGATCCAGGAGGCGTTCCCGACCGCGTGGTTCGCCGATGCGTACGGGCTCACGGAGACCGTCGCGGGCGACACGTTCAACGACGCCGACCACGTGCTGCGCAAGGTGGGCTCGGTCGGGCGGCCGGTGCAGCACCTGCGGGTCCGCATCGTCGACGAGCACGACGCCGAGGTCCCGACCGGACAGCTCGGCGAGATCACCCTCGCCGGCCCGAAGGTCTTCTCCGGCTATTGGCGCGACGAAGAAGCCACCACCAAGGCCATCCGGGACGGGTGGTTCCACACCGGAGACGTCGGCCGGCTCGATGAGGACGGCTACCTCTACGTCGAGGACCGCAAGAAGGACATGATCGTCTCGGGCGGCGAGAACATCGCCACTCCCGAGGTCGAGCGCGTGCTGTACGAGCACCCGGACGTCGTCGAGGCCGCAGTGGTCGGGCTGCCGCACGAGCGCTGGGGTGAGGTGCCGCAAGCGTTCGTCGTGGCTCGGCCCGGCTCCGGCCTGGACGCCGTGACGCTGGTCGCGCACTGCCGTGAGCGGCTGGCGAAATTCAAGGTGCCGGCCGAGATCCGCTTCGTCGACGAGCTGCCGCGGACGCCGTCGGGCAAGGTGCTGAAGCGGGACCTGCGGACGGCGAACGCATGA
- a CDS encoding SDR family NAD(P)-dependent oxidoreductase gives MKEFDLTGRTAWVTGAGKGLGRAMATALAAAGAQVAVTSRTEADLTALAAELGDDTVVLPGSVDEPGFAEECVERIGKLDVLVNCAGISPTFRRSEKVSEDDWHRVLRVNLDGTFFCARAAGNRMLAQGSGSIVNVSSVHATTGFDRIAAYAASKGGVEALTRVLAVEWADRGVRVNSLAPGYFATDLSHGLISSSWGEVVRRAIPQGRIGDASELAGAVVFLASDASSYVTGSTLFVDGGWTAQ, from the coding sequence ATGAAGGAATTCGATCTCACCGGCCGGACGGCGTGGGTCACCGGCGCGGGCAAGGGACTCGGCCGCGCCATGGCCACGGCGCTGGCCGCGGCCGGCGCACAGGTCGCCGTCACCTCCCGTACCGAGGCGGATCTGACCGCGCTGGCCGCGGAACTGGGTGACGACACCGTGGTTCTCCCCGGCTCGGTGGACGAGCCGGGGTTCGCCGAGGAGTGCGTCGAGCGGATCGGAAAGCTGGACGTCCTCGTCAACTGCGCCGGCATCAGCCCGACCTTCCGCCGCAGCGAGAAGGTCTCGGAAGACGACTGGCACCGGGTGCTCCGGGTCAACCTGGACGGTACGTTCTTCTGTGCCCGCGCGGCGGGCAACCGGATGCTGGCCCAGGGCTCGGGCAGCATCGTCAACGTGTCCTCGGTCCACGCCACGACCGGCTTCGACCGGATCGCCGCGTACGCCGCCAGCAAGGGCGGAGTCGAGGCACTGACCCGGGTCCTCGCGGTCGAATGGGCGGACCGCGGCGTGCGCGTCAATTCCCTGGCTCCCGGCTACTTCGCGACCGACCTGTCGCACGGGCTCATCAGCAGTTCCTGGGGCGAGGTCGTGCGGCGCGCCATCCCGCAGGGCCGGATCGGAGACGCGAGCGAGCTGGCGGGCGCGGTCGTCTTCCTGGCCAGCGACGCGTCTTCGTACGTCACCGGGAGCACCCTGTTCGTCGACGGCGGTTGGACGGCGCAATGA
- a CDS encoding enoyl-CoA hydratase/isomerase family protein, whose product MNVTLTPHPDEERLAVLRIDRPPVNALSQSMWDALLKVGAQLHDAASPYRAVVIAGGRHFAVGADVKEMLPLTPAEFSTRNRVLQRAFHLVATAPQVTVAAITGYALGGGCELALAADFRVAGRGAVLGLPEITLGIMPGSGGTQRLGRIVGHARAKDLILSGRQIRAAEALEIGLVHHVTEDETVYAAAVERALAYARGPIALRYAKQALDADLPIDAGLALEAHLITACFASEDGQHGLRSFVENGPGKATW is encoded by the coding sequence ATGAACGTCACCCTCACCCCTCATCCCGACGAGGAACGCCTCGCCGTCCTGCGCATCGACCGGCCGCCGGTGAACGCCTTGAGCCAGTCCATGTGGGACGCCCTGCTGAAGGTCGGTGCACAGCTGCACGACGCCGCCAGCCCGTACCGGGCGGTGGTGATCGCCGGCGGCCGGCACTTCGCAGTGGGTGCGGACGTCAAGGAGATGCTTCCGCTGACGCCGGCCGAGTTCAGCACCCGCAACCGGGTCCTGCAACGCGCCTTCCACCTGGTGGCGACCGCGCCCCAGGTGACCGTCGCGGCCATCACTGGCTACGCCCTCGGCGGCGGCTGCGAGCTGGCGCTGGCCGCGGACTTCCGGGTGGCCGGCCGCGGTGCCGTGCTGGGCTTGCCCGAGATCACCCTCGGCATCATGCCCGGCTCGGGCGGCACACAACGGCTCGGCCGGATCGTCGGCCACGCGCGAGCCAAGGACCTCATCCTCTCCGGCCGGCAGATCCGGGCGGCCGAGGCACTGGAGATCGGCTTGGTCCACCACGTCACCGAGGACGAGACCGTGTACGCCGCAGCTGTCGAACGAGCGCTGGCGTACGCCCGGGGCCCGATCGCGCTGCGGTACGCCAAGCAAGCTCTCGACGCCGACCTGCCCATCGATGCGGGGCTCGCACTCGAGGCCCACCTCATCACCGCCTGTTTCGCGAGCGAGGACGGGCAGCACGGGCTCCGCAGCTTCGTCGAGAACGGGCCCGGCAAAGCGACTTGGTGA
- a CDS encoding cyclase family protein: MTQRWKQRPPGSTWGDYGEDDELGRINLLTREKVLEGVREVEHGITFSLSLPLDYPGGTALNQRRYPPILRPTEDLEHKQDVFYNVVAREQIAPNLTDVWSDDVVTLWLQYSTQWDALAHQGEEFDADADGVAEPVFYNGFRAGSDIVGPAEDAKGDGSGSIGFAKHLGLEKMAEHGVQGRGVLIDLAHHVGTDWQPVGFRKLQEIMAADDITVEPGDMLLLRTAFATQILAWGKNPDPVAIHATAPYLDAHDDDLLQWIADSQISALIADNYAVEGIGVPGADESTPHTLLPIHNLCLFKLGVPLGELWYLDDLAAWLREHNRSRFLLTAPPLNLPGTQGSPLTPVATV, encoded by the coding sequence GTGACACAACGTTGGAAGCAGCGTCCGCCGGGATCGACGTGGGGCGACTACGGCGAAGACGACGAGCTGGGCCGGATCAACCTGCTCACCCGCGAGAAGGTGCTCGAAGGTGTCCGCGAGGTCGAGCACGGAATCACCTTCAGCCTGAGCCTCCCGCTGGACTACCCCGGGGGAACGGCGCTGAACCAGCGGCGTTACCCGCCGATCCTCCGGCCCACTGAGGACCTCGAGCACAAGCAGGACGTCTTCTACAACGTCGTCGCCCGCGAGCAGATCGCCCCCAACCTGACCGACGTGTGGTCCGACGATGTCGTCACGCTGTGGCTGCAGTATTCGACCCAGTGGGACGCGCTGGCCCACCAAGGCGAAGAGTTCGACGCGGACGCCGACGGCGTCGCCGAGCCGGTCTTCTACAACGGCTTCCGGGCCGGCTCCGACATCGTCGGACCCGCCGAGGACGCCAAGGGTGACGGCAGCGGCAGTATCGGGTTCGCCAAGCATCTGGGCCTCGAGAAGATGGCCGAACACGGCGTGCAGGGCCGGGGGGTGCTGATCGACCTCGCGCACCACGTCGGCACCGATTGGCAGCCGGTGGGTTTCAGGAAGCTGCAGGAGATCATGGCGGCCGACGACATCACCGTCGAGCCGGGCGACATGCTCTTGCTGCGCACCGCGTTCGCGACCCAGATCCTGGCGTGGGGCAAGAACCCCGACCCGGTGGCCATCCACGCCACGGCGCCGTACCTCGACGCCCACGACGATGACCTGCTGCAGTGGATCGCCGACTCACAGATCTCCGCGCTGATCGCGGACAACTACGCAGTCGAGGGAATCGGCGTCCCGGGAGCGGACGAGTCCACGCCGCACACCCTGCTGCCGATCCACAATCTGTGCCTGTTCAAGCTGGGCGTGCCGCTGGGCGAGCTGTGGTACCTCGACGACCTGGCCGCGTGGCTGCGTGAGCACAACCGCAGCCGCTTCCTGCTGACCGCGCCGCCGCTGAACCTGCCGGGCACGCAGGGCAGCCCACTCACGCCCGTCGCGACCGTCTGA
- a CDS encoding MFS transporter translates to MSSSAELSDSIRPTRPVPIIIAILLLAVVVSTFESTMMFNALPRLISAFHTSPANVSWVLTAYTLVAAASAAVCGRLGDVYGRRRVLLVLLLVSAVGSIISISTGDLAGVVTGRAIQGISGGILPLCFGIVREHLPRHRIPVAVAVIAGAAMLAGAAGNIISGAIIDALDWHYIFVVAAAVALIAAGACTVLPRSRLTATVTRIDWIGAILFAPAIGLVLFGITESGSWGWADGRTLGFIVGGLALLAVWIWWELRRHQPMINLRLFGERKQALTLTATAFASIGPIGATGFLLQLIMQTPTSAPIGLGLTATAAGALSFCTAIIGFLLSPLSGRISRLAGSRRSLAIGGGFGILSTILLAVIGNSLVGMLITALCLTVTTSFMLTSLPNLIVEGVPAENTSEATGVNTVVQQAFNGVGNSVATLLLSLSLVPGTEFSTKGAYLQVFGLIGVCCVAALVLSLFIRKGSPAVSGAPAAPVVAEA, encoded by the coding sequence ATGTCGTCTTCCGCAGAGCTCAGCGACAGCATCCGCCCAACGAGACCGGTTCCGATCATCATCGCGATCCTGCTGCTCGCGGTCGTCGTCAGTACGTTCGAGTCCACGATGATGTTCAACGCGCTACCGCGGCTCATCTCGGCGTTCCACACCTCGCCCGCCAACGTCAGCTGGGTCCTGACCGCCTACACCCTCGTCGCGGCGGCATCGGCCGCGGTGTGCGGGCGCCTCGGTGACGTCTACGGCCGACGGCGGGTGCTGCTTGTCCTGCTCCTGGTCTCCGCCGTGGGGTCGATCATCAGCATCAGCACCGGTGATCTCGCGGGCGTGGTCACCGGACGCGCGATCCAAGGCATCTCCGGCGGGATCCTCCCGCTGTGCTTCGGCATCGTTCGGGAACACCTGCCCCGCCATCGCATCCCGGTGGCCGTGGCGGTCATCGCCGGCGCCGCCATGCTGGCCGGCGCCGCGGGCAACATCATCTCGGGCGCCATCATCGACGCCCTCGACTGGCACTACATCTTCGTCGTCGCCGCGGCGGTGGCCCTGATCGCGGCAGGCGCCTGCACCGTGCTGCCACGATCCAGGCTGACCGCGACCGTGACCCGCATCGACTGGATCGGCGCGATCCTGTTCGCTCCCGCCATCGGACTGGTCCTGTTCGGCATCACCGAGTCCGGCTCGTGGGGCTGGGCCGACGGCCGCACGCTCGGGTTCATCGTCGGCGGGCTGGCGCTGCTCGCCGTCTGGATCTGGTGGGAGCTTCGCCGCCACCAGCCGATGATCAACCTCCGGCTGTTCGGCGAACGCAAACAGGCACTCACGCTCACGGCGACGGCGTTCGCGTCGATCGGCCCCATCGGCGCCACCGGTTTCCTGCTGCAACTCATCATGCAGACGCCGACCAGCGCACCGATCGGCCTCGGCCTCACCGCCACCGCCGCCGGCGCGTTGTCCTTCTGCACCGCGATCATCGGCTTCCTGCTCTCCCCGCTCAGCGGCCGCATCTCACGCCTCGCCGGGTCCCGCCGTTCGCTCGCCATCGGTGGCGGCTTCGGGATCCTCAGCACGATCCTGCTCGCGGTGATCGGCAACAGTCTGGTGGGAATGCTGATCACGGCCCTGTGCCTCACCGTCACGACGTCGTTCATGCTGACCTCACTGCCCAACCTCATCGTCGAGGGCGTCCCGGCGGAGAACACCAGCGAAGCCACCGGGGTCAACACCGTCGTCCAGCAGGCGTTCAACGGCGTCGGCAACTCGGTCGCCACGCTACTGCTGAGCCTGTCCCTCGTTCCCGGCACCGAGTTCAGCACGAAAGGGGCGTACCTCCAGGTATTCGGGCTGATCGGTGTCTGCTGTGTGGCGGCACTGGTGCTCTCGCTCTTCATCCGCAAGGGGTCACCGGCGGTCAGCGGTGCGCCGGCCGCCCCGGTCGTCGCGGAAGCCTGA
- a CDS encoding SDR family oxidoreductase: MVITTSSAWIKDVASSKAGAHAYIAAKRALVGLMQVLANEYASDMIRVNTIPEPGGRTVRARKPGYGLRARSCR, from the coding sequence ATCGTCATCACCACCTCGTCGGCGTGGATCAAGGACGTGGCGAGCAGCAAAGCCGGCGCGCATGCTTACATCGCGGCGAAGCGCGCTCTGGTCGGGCTGATGCAGGTGCTGGCGAACGAGTACGCGAGCGACATGATCCGGGTGAACACGATCCCGGAGCCGGGAGGACGAACAGTGCGGGCACGCAAACCCGGTTACGGCCTACGCGCCCGCAGCTGTCGGTGA
- a CDS encoding flavin reductase family protein: MRAAFACFPSGVVALCALADGTPAGLAASSFTSVSLVPPLVSFCVQRSSTTWPVLRPAARLGISVLAADQGSLCRQLARKIGNRFEGVSCTVETELLAGDHYIVVLRIRGLRADPQASTLVLHGSTFGRVAS; the protein is encoded by the coding sequence CTGCGCGCGGCGTTCGCCTGCTTTCCGTCCGGGGTGGTGGCCCTCTGCGCGCTCGCTGACGGCACCCCGGCCGGGCTGGCGGCGAGTTCGTTCACGTCCGTGTCGCTCGTCCCGCCGCTGGTTTCCTTCTGCGTGCAGCGATCTTCGACCACCTGGCCGGTGCTCCGGCCCGCCGCCCGGTTGGGGATCAGCGTCCTCGCCGCGGATCAGGGCAGCTTGTGCCGTCAGCTTGCCCGCAAGATCGGCAACCGCTTCGAAGGCGTCAGCTGCACGGTGGAGACGGAACTGCTCGCGGGTGACCACTACATCGTCGTGTTGCGGATCCGCGGGCTGCGGGCCGATCCGCAGGCCTCGACATTGGTCCTCCACGGCAGCACGTTCGGCCGAGTCGCCTCGTAA
- a CDS encoding HpcH/HpaI aldolase/citrate lyase family protein: MPEIQALRRSELATPATSERMFAKAAASDADLVFLDLEDAVAPAMREKARGLAVRALTEYDWGTTARAVRINGIHTKWAHGDIIEVVTGARDNLDTVIVPKATAARDVWWVDVLLTQLEDYLGLRERIRLEVLIEDVAGIAHAEEIATASSRLDAVIFGAGDLSVSQGARVDTNFQPRDHYPGDFWYYARMQVLTAARVAGILAIDAPYPDFRDPEGYERDASNAASLGFNGKWSIHPSQIAIANRVFRPTDVEVERAQRNLAAYRAAEADGLGATSVDGQLVDAAHVKLAERVLAQHAAASGQS; the protein is encoded by the coding sequence GTGCCTGAGATCCAGGCCCTGCGCCGCTCCGAACTGGCCACCCCCGCGACCAGCGAGCGGATGTTCGCCAAGGCCGCCGCGTCCGACGCCGATCTGGTGTTCCTCGATCTGGAGGACGCCGTCGCGCCGGCGATGCGCGAGAAGGCCCGGGGCTTGGCCGTGCGGGCGTTGACCGAATACGACTGGGGCACCACGGCTCGCGCGGTGCGCATCAACGGCATTCACACCAAGTGGGCCCACGGGGACATCATCGAGGTGGTCACCGGGGCCCGGGACAACCTCGACACCGTCATCGTGCCCAAAGCCACCGCGGCGCGGGACGTCTGGTGGGTGGACGTGCTGCTGACGCAGTTGGAGGACTACCTGGGGCTGCGCGAGCGCATCCGGCTGGAGGTGCTCATCGAGGACGTCGCCGGGATCGCCCACGCCGAGGAGATCGCGACGGCCAGCTCCCGGCTGGACGCGGTGATCTTCGGTGCCGGCGACCTCTCGGTGTCGCAGGGCGCCCGGGTGGACACCAACTTCCAGCCGCGTGACCACTATCCGGGCGACTTCTGGTACTACGCGCGGATGCAGGTGCTCACCGCGGCCCGCGTCGCCGGGATTCTCGCCATCGACGCGCCCTACCCCGATTTCCGCGACCCGGAGGGGTACGAGCGGGACGCGAGCAACGCGGCTTCCCTGGGCTTCAACGGGAAGTGGTCGATCCACCCGTCGCAGATCGCGATCGCCAACCGGGTCTTCCGGCCGACCGACGTCGAAGTCGAACGCGCGCAGCGCAATCTGGCGGCCTACCGAGCCGCGGAGGCGGACGGCCTCGGCGCGACCAGTGTCGACGGTCAGCTGGTCGACGCGGCCCACGTCAAGCTGGCCGAGCGGGTCCTGGCCCAGCACGCCGCCGCGTCGGGGCAGTCGTGA
- a CDS encoding LLM class flavin-dependent oxidoreductase, with amino-acid sequence MTTRRKDQMTLVAFLQASNVSVYSGSWRYPSAAADYLDLRYYQRIARVLEEGTFDLMFFDDRLAMPTIYGDSPAEAVRYGARPIKLDLSTVLGAVAAATEHIGLGATYSTTYYQPFHVARTFATLDHLSGGRAAWNVVTSVNDAEAQNFGVEQHFAHDKRYDRAEEFIEVVAKLWDSWEEGAILDDRANGVFADPERVHEVDHQGEYFTVRGPLTVPRTPQGRPVIIQAGQSGRGMQFAAKWADLIFTADPSQEIAQEHYRQQKKLITEAGREADTVKLLPMAYTIVGETETIAREKEKIFLDELVHPMASLTLLSEVTNYDFAGHSLDDVVTDELIDSVSGIRGLVQGVRRHVGEGKLTLRTLANHRATLLQGPRFVGTGPQVADQMQQWFESGASDGFVVAATHFPGAFEDFVRLVVPELRSRGLFRTEYTGATLRDNLSLAQPANQFAKNEEATSA; translated from the coding sequence ATGACTACACGACGCAAAGACCAGATGACCCTCGTCGCGTTCCTGCAGGCGTCCAACGTGTCGGTGTACTCCGGCTCGTGGCGCTACCCCAGCGCGGCGGCGGACTACCTCGACCTGCGGTACTACCAGCGGATTGCCCGGGTGCTCGAAGAGGGCACCTTCGACCTGATGTTCTTCGACGACCGGCTGGCGATGCCCACGATCTACGGCGACTCGCCCGCCGAGGCCGTGCGCTACGGCGCGCGGCCGATCAAGCTCGACCTGAGCACGGTCCTCGGCGCGGTCGCCGCCGCGACCGAGCACATCGGACTCGGCGCGACCTACTCCACCACCTACTACCAGCCGTTCCACGTCGCGCGGACCTTCGCCACGCTCGACCACCTCAGTGGCGGCCGGGCCGCCTGGAACGTCGTCACCTCGGTCAACGACGCCGAGGCGCAGAACTTCGGCGTGGAGCAGCACTTCGCCCACGACAAGCGGTACGACCGCGCTGAGGAGTTCATCGAGGTCGTCGCGAAGCTCTGGGACTCGTGGGAAGAGGGCGCGATCCTCGACGACCGCGCGAACGGTGTCTTCGCCGATCCCGAGCGCGTCCACGAGGTGGATCACCAGGGCGAGTACTTCACGGTGCGCGGCCCGTTGACAGTTCCGCGGACCCCGCAGGGCCGGCCGGTGATCATTCAAGCGGGCCAGTCCGGGCGCGGCATGCAGTTCGCGGCGAAGTGGGCCGACCTCATCTTCACGGCGGACCCCAGCCAGGAGATCGCGCAGGAGCACTACCGGCAGCAGAAAAAGCTGATCACCGAGGCCGGACGGGAGGCCGACACCGTGAAGCTGCTGCCGATGGCTTACACGATCGTCGGCGAGACCGAGACCATCGCGCGGGAGAAGGAGAAGATCTTCCTCGACGAACTGGTGCACCCGATGGCGTCGCTGACGCTGCTCTCGGAGGTGACCAACTACGACTTCGCCGGGCACTCGCTCGACGACGTCGTCACCGACGAGCTCATCGACTCGGTCTCCGGGATCCGCGGGCTCGTCCAGGGTGTCCGCCGGCACGTCGGCGAAGGCAAGCTGACCCTGCGTACGCTGGCCAACCACCGCGCGACCCTCCTGCAGGGGCCGCGGTTCGTGGGCACCGGGCCGCAGGTCGCCGACCAGATGCAGCAATGGTTCGAGTCGGGGGCGTCGGACGGGTTCGTCGTCGCGGCGACCCACTTCCCGGGCGCTTTCGAGGACTTCGTCCGCTTGGTCGTGCCGGAGCTGCGCAGCCGGGGCCTGTTCCGGACCGAGTACACCGGCGCGACGCTGCGGGACAACCTGTCGCTGGCCCAGCCGGCGAACCAGTTCGCGAAGAACGAGGAGGCGACGAGTGCCTGA
- a CDS encoding GntR family transcriptional regulator: protein MSVAEPMPDDVGPWPVDLASDETTTYRTGRERIVDVLRDRVLSGVLPPGTKLNLDALADEFGTSRTPVREACLALSQDGLVRVAQRSGIVVIGLSSEAILENFALMAALSGLAAQWAARGITERELRRVRELHREIKVAAAVGDDIATLNWEFHREINRACHSPRLQRMLAEAGRLIPRRFFELFPEHVPCSLDEHDALVAALGSRDETAARQVAEQHFDSAAALLRRQFAGRSGT from the coding sequence ATGAGCGTCGCAGAGCCCATGCCGGACGACGTCGGACCTTGGCCGGTGGACCTGGCTTCCGACGAGACCACGACGTACCGCACCGGGCGAGAGCGCATTGTCGACGTGCTCCGCGACCGCGTCCTGTCCGGCGTGCTCCCTCCGGGCACCAAGCTCAACCTCGACGCGCTCGCCGACGAGTTCGGCACCAGCCGCACACCCGTGCGCGAAGCCTGCCTGGCGTTGAGCCAGGACGGACTCGTGCGCGTCGCGCAACGCAGCGGCATCGTGGTGATCGGCTTGTCCTCCGAGGCGATCCTGGAGAACTTCGCCCTGATGGCAGCCCTGTCCGGTCTGGCCGCGCAGTGGGCCGCACGCGGAATCACCGAACGGGAACTGCGGCGGGTGCGCGAACTGCACCGCGAGATCAAGGTCGCCGCCGCGGTCGGCGACGACATCGCCACCCTCAACTGGGAGTTCCACCGCGAGATCAACCGCGCCTGCCACTCGCCGCGCCTGCAGCGGATGCTCGCCGAAGCGGGACGGCTGATCCCGCGCCGGTTCTTCGAGCTGTTTCCCGAGCACGTGCCGTGCAGCCTCGATGAGCACGACGCGCTGGTGGCCGCGCTCGGAAGCCGGGACGAGACCGCGGCGAGGCAGGTCGCCGAACAGCACTTCGACAGCGCCGCCGCGCTGCTGCGCCGGCAGTTCGCCGGCCGGAGCGGGACCTGA
- a CDS encoding aldehyde dehydrogenase family protein produces MATVTESFVDGESVGAKETYENVDPSNGQVLGEVARGGAEDIDRAVAAARRANRTWRATTPEQRSALLCRLADLIERDVEPLARLESEDTGKPLSQARNDARVCGRYFRFYGHAIDSYYGLSLQLRPDLHAYTRREPHGVTGHIVAWNYPLQLFARGVAPAVATGNCSVVKPADETPRTAVAVAALAREAGFPPGVINVVTGLGPEAGAALSAHPGTDHLGFVGSTRIGALVAASAAERVSPVMLELGGKSAHLVFADADVEKAARVAASAILQNAGQTCSAGSRVLVHESVHAEVVERIAGHFAKVSIGRGLDDPDLGPLVSRKQQDRVRGYVDAVGTGELLAGGAIAEPDGITGGAYFAPTLIDGVDPAAPIAQEEIFGPILTTMRFATEEEAVALANGTDYALLGAVWTRDLSRAHRLAAEIEAGQVYVNTYGAGGGVELPFGGFRKSGYGREKGVEALDAYTATKTVVVQL; encoded by the coding sequence ATGGCCACGGTCACTGAGTCCTTCGTCGACGGCGAGTCCGTGGGCGCGAAAGAGACGTACGAGAACGTCGATCCCTCCAACGGGCAAGTCCTCGGCGAGGTCGCACGCGGTGGTGCGGAGGACATTGACAGGGCGGTCGCGGCCGCACGTCGAGCCAACCGGACGTGGCGCGCGACGACGCCCGAGCAGCGGTCCGCGTTGCTGTGCCGGCTGGCCGACCTGATCGAGCGGGACGTCGAACCCCTCGCCCGCCTCGAAAGCGAGGACACCGGGAAGCCGTTGTCCCAGGCTCGCAACGACGCCCGCGTCTGCGGGCGCTACTTCCGCTTCTACGGCCACGCGATCGACTCGTACTACGGGCTTTCCCTGCAGTTGCGGCCGGACCTGCACGCCTACACCCGGCGCGAGCCGCACGGCGTCACCGGGCACATCGTGGCCTGGAACTATCCGCTGCAGTTGTTCGCCCGCGGCGTCGCTCCGGCCGTGGCCACCGGGAACTGCAGCGTGGTGAAGCCCGCCGACGAGACGCCGCGCACCGCCGTGGCGGTGGCCGCGCTCGCGCGGGAAGCCGGGTTCCCGCCCGGTGTGATCAACGTGGTGACCGGGCTCGGTCCCGAGGCGGGTGCGGCGCTGTCGGCGCACCCGGGGACCGACCACCTCGGCTTCGTCGGATCGACGCGGATCGGCGCTCTCGTCGCGGCGAGCGCCGCCGAGCGGGTGTCGCCGGTGATGCTCGAACTCGGCGGCAAGTCGGCGCACCTGGTGTTCGCCGATGCCGACGTCGAGAAAGCGGCCCGGGTGGCCGCGAGCGCGATCCTGCAGAACGCCGGGCAGACCTGTTCCGCCGGTTCGCGGGTGCTCGTCCACGAGAGCGTGCACGCCGAGGTCGTCGAGCGCATCGCCGGCCACTTCGCGAAGGTGTCGATCGGCCGCGGTCTCGACGACCCCGACCTGGGCCCGCTCGTGTCCCGCAAGCAGCAGGACCGCGTGCGCGGCTACGTCGACGCGGTGGGCACGGGGGAACTCTTGGCCGGCGGGGCGATCGCCGAGCCCGACGGGATCACCGGCGGCGCCTACTTCGCGCCGACCCTGATCGACGGGGTCGACCCGGCCGCTCCGATCGCGCAGGAGGAGATCTTCGGACCGATCCTCACCACGATGCGTTTCGCCACCGAAGAGGAAGCGGTCGCGCTGGCGAACGGGACGGACTATGCGCTGCTGGGCGCGGTGTGGACCCGGGACTTGAGCCGCGCGCACCGGCTGGCGGCCGAGATCGAAGCAGGCCAGGTGTACGTCAACACTTACGGCGCCGGCGGCGGGGTGGAACTGCCGTTCGGCGGGTTCCGCAAATCGGGTTACGGGCGAGAGAAGGGCGTCGAAGCGTTGGACGCCTACACCGCCACGAAGACGGTCGTCGTCCAGCTGTGA